The Solanum pennellii chromosome 11, SPENNV200 sequence CATCATCTGAAGAAGATGTGTGAAAGGGGGGAAATTGTTATGATTGATGGAGGACGGTTTTTGCTTCCTGGTGAAAGCAAAAACTTGAATTCAAAGAGTAAAGGAAAGAGCAAGAGAAGGGGGAGTTCGTCAAATACACAAAAGAAGCAGCAGCAAAAGGAAAAAGGGGAGGATTTGGAGCAACCAAAAAAACAGGGTCGTGGGAGGCTTGCTAAGAAAAAGGAAGACGGGGCTAAAAAAGGTGATGGTACAACTTCAGCATTGTCAACAAAGGAGCCAGACGATCAGCATGAGAGGGATCTCAAGGGCCAGGAAGATGGGGTTGATCCTAGTGCTGTACTTCTGAAGGACTTGAGATTGTCAAGAAGTAGAAAAACGATCAAGGACTAGGAAGGTGTTGGAAGGCACAATAAAGTGTTGGCAGATACATCTTCGTTCTTTGTATTTCTCTATATACAATATTGTAATTCGAACTAGTAGTGTTAGTTATTAGAAAGAAGCTATAGTATTATTTACTAGTCgattttagttttcttttttgcaAGTTATATATGCTCTATAGCATAAAAATTGTGTACTCTCTACAGGCTTTGCCTATTTATCATATGTTGTAGTCTGGAAAAAAAGGGATACTCATTCCAATTCAAATGAGAGAAACAAACACAATAAAACAAGTGTTTTCGATCTTCATCTTGATTTTTTGCCCCCTTTTCGCTCATTATAATTAgaattaaaattcaataatctcacgaagaTTTTCTGGGTATGACTAGCAACTTGTATTGATGTTTTACTAGGCAAGACATTTTTTGTAATCTTAGTCCAATTACCTTTTCCATGATAAGTCAATCCTTTGAAGAATGATTTGTGTTCATTCTCTACCCATGGATTTCCTTTCTTCAATTATGTCATTATGCCTGCAATgctatttttctctctcttaatTTGAGATTTCAAGAATAATAGTGTCATTTTCACTTTTCCAAATATTGAAGggataatgtacaagtacccctcaacctatgtccgaaatctcacaGACACACTTAttctatactaaggttctattgcccccctgaacttattttattaataattttatacctcttttcggcctacgtgacactatcttgtgagtccaacgctggttgactttttgtATTCCACGTAAAaactaatttgtatttattatagtCCAGTATAAATAAGGGAAAATATCTTTGGGATAAGGGaagatatttcaaattatttatggcAAGAAGGTAAAGAATTATGACTATACTAACTATAATTTACCTTTTTTCTACTTTGTTTTAATATCCCAAAATATTATAcgataaataaagaaaatggtgaaaatatttttcgagacatttcataaaacttcctgaaaaaatactttttttggAGGGAAATGCACACATATCGTGTTTCCATTAGTATTTTCTCGTTACGAATTGtcatataacttattttaatatggACAGGAGATCTCAGAGAGGAGTTCTTATGTTTGATCCTCTTGACACAGGGAAAACATTTTGGCCAAAGATTTTGCTACAAAGTGTGGGTACGGGGAGAGTGAACAATTAACACAAAGCTTAATCGAGCTTACCCATACTCATGCTCGAACGACAATTTTCATCGATGAGACTGATTCTCTTAGTAGTGCCAGAGGGTAAGTAAATAATAGAATTGTCAAGATattcaatctcatcaatgaaAATTGTTGTTGGAGCATTAGTACGGGCAAACTCAAATAAGCACCGTGTCAATCGTTTACTCTACCTTGCAATTTTCCACAGaacaaaatacaagaaatatttataaatattgtcCCACACTCCTTAGCAATATCTTTGGCCAATATTATTTTTCCTGTGTCAGGAGAACCAAGTAGAAGAACTCCTCTCCAAGGTCTCCTACCActgtaaataattaatattcaatGTTACAACATGTTACATGACAGTTTGTTACGAGgaaaaattaaatggaatatGAGGTGTGTATCGCTTTTCCCtctaaggaaaacatttttttcgAGAATGTATATGTAATCTTTTTGGCCTTTTTCAGGTctctattaaaatttaataataatgaaattagcaaacttgaaaatattttgttgatcTTTTTTTAGAAGAATGCATAATAATGTCAGTTGGAGTGAGTGATATACAGTTCAAAGTtaagataattataaaaagattgacaccattttcttccttttgggAAAATGGTGAAAACTATGTTGTTGAAATATAACTTCCATGGACCAAAATGCATCCATCATCATTCATTAGTGTTCTGAGTAAACCAATTCAGAAAGTGAATGTCACAATCCAAAATTAGATATGATGACACTTTTCTATTTCCACTAAGATAAATAAGCCTCAAcccaacaaaaagaaagaaaaataaaagataaacaaagaacaaaataaaaacgaaaaaacttattcattctaTTCACACTCCAAAATATAGTTTTTACGTGTGCAAACCACTAATACATAAAGTGTGGAAGAAAGAAATAAGTACAAGTCTCAGGTTTAAGCCTCTCAAATAGAACAAagcataattaaaaataaatatagggCCCACTGGGATGAAAAACAACTACTTATCAATAGTTCTTCAACAAGCCTTTGAAATAGAAGCACAATCTACGATACCGGGCTCAAAAACTACACAAGTGAAAAAGCGAAGAGTGAGTACGAACAAGACAATAACAGTTCGTAGCCAAAAAATTCATTAAGGGTGTCCAAGAATCGAAtaggtaaataaaaatatttgataaatggGTGcactaaaaatttataaatcaaactaCATGacattaatgattaattttttaataaaaaaatatacctgAAATAATCAACTACATAACATTTAGTTTTAATATTCATGTTTATTTAATTGGATGTGAATGgacaaagaaaaaacaaagagaaaattcAATTTAGAATGAGACTCTTTATGCTTCAAAATTTCACGAACCACTGATGACTAGCAaggaaacatgaaaaataaaaaataggattAAATGAGTgttattaaaagtaattttatatGGAGCCTCTATCACTTTTAGTAGCTTTATAGAAAAGATCAAATAAATAAGATTTgcttataaaatttttaattaaataattacttttgaattttgtttaaatttttaaggaaaggcaaaaaattaaaagtggCCGTTAATTAGgaacatttttaaaatgtaaaaacaaAGTGTAGATAGCAGGAATCGAGAACCTGCGCGCACAAGAAGTTGCACGCACCTTCGCTTTGCAGAAGCCAACTAAGCTACGAAATATTACTATAATTTTAGGGTgtccaaaatatgttatttagccatctacaatattattttactaatatCTACGGTGTAATTTTCCGATGATAGGTGTCCAATTGTACACCCTCAGCCTAGTGTAGCTCCGCCACTGGACAATAACATTTCTACAATACACATATCACACGGTTCAATAATCACCATCcaacatgtatcaagtaagtcaatctcaatgtgAAGTAGATCAATCACAAGTAACAAAAGCATCAATCATGGTTCACAAGTAGGTTAAACATAAGCATAAAAATGCATTAAATCACAATAATCAAACTATTGTCAGAACCATTCCTTTCGGCACAATATCACTAGCCGGAACCTTATCCCATCGGCTTTTATAATATCACTAATTGAAACTATTTTCCATCAGCTTTATATCATATCACTAGCGGAAACCATTTCCCATGAACTTTATATCATTAGCACAAATCATTTCACATCAGCTTTATATTATATGACTAGACGAAACCATTCTCCATCGGATTTATATTATATCACAAGTTGAAACTATTTCCCATAGGCTTTTTATTACCTGTCTCACCACAATGTACAACAATCAATGCATATAAGCAAGTTCACACCATAAGAAAGAGAAAACaattcaagaaattcaagttcacattcatgttaTCAATCATTTCATCAATGAATCAAATAGGGTCAACAACAAGATAAATCACAAGTTTTGATGCTAAAATCCATAAgtaatcaaagaaaaataaagtttcaGGATcacaaaaacttattttaaaagattaaaaacaataaatatctttaaaatcgcCTCCAAGGATTTTGCAGACTCAAAATGGAAAATAGGCTTAAGGCCTGAAATTTGAGAGCAATAACCCCTCTCTGATGTTTCAAAAATGACCATGGCTTCACAAAAGTGAACCCCATTAGAACTTGGACATAATGATCGATTATTCGGCCTTCGCAGAAGCGAAGGTCATGATTGTGACACTTCCATCACAAAAGCAAAGGACAGATCAAGTGCAACATTCATAATTGCGATCAGGTTTTCGCTAACGTGAGCATCGCGATCATGAAGACTTTTTTCGCATTTGTGAGGCCTGCAACACTAGAAAATACAACCATCACTCAAAACATTGAAATAAACCTTGATATTCATTCAGAACTCATACACACAAACCATATATAGATATAGACTATACACGATGTAACAGACTCAATGAAACTATCAAAACAGGATTATGAGGTCTCGTTGACCCGATATCCATGAAAGTCACAAGAAGCTAATATAACGCCTACATCAAGCTCGGGATCTCTCAAAAATCAATCATGACCTCTCCTAATAGACCTAAAATCATCCCCCAAATTCAATGAAATCTCAAAATTCTGATTAAAGCATTTGAACCACGAATATTCACCAAGGTCAACCCAAAGGTTaaattttcacaaattttcAACTTGGGGTCTCAAATCCTTAAAAAGACTTTGAATCTTAAACCGACAAttctcaaaatcaaaatttcacaTTCGAGCCTGATGGAATCAATAAAATTCTATTTCGACACTCGAAACTCCAAAAGACACCGAAAACCATTTTTAATAACTTTAGCCTTTCAAActcaaatcataaaaaaaataaaaacttacaaCTCAAAGATCGAAACCAATTTTTAAAACTCAATTAGAAACAACTTGGGTTAATATTGGGAGGGGAAAATGGTAAATTCataaaactttcaaaaaaaGATCAAGTGGGTCATTATAGAGGTCTATTGTGCTTTACTTTTGACTTAACGTCTTCTACAATATTTTGATAGTTAAAAAGGAGGATGATAAGAATATTATAAAGAACTTTAAGTCTCAGCTTAGTAGAAATAGAGTAAAGGATCTTGTCgttaattttttgttgtgtATACCATTTAGCCAAACAAAGAGGCATTTGATATCATACAAATTGAGTCGGAGTCAGATTACAAGTTAAGATTAATGGTCAGATCACAAATTAGGTTTCGAGAATGGGTCCCAAATCATGTGTCTGAATAGAGTTTAGAGTTGGTTATCAAAGTCAAGTTTCAGTTCGAGAGTCGAGGATGGTTCCCAAATTAGGTGACAAGTTTGGGTCCCAAATAAATTGTCGATGTTTGGGTCGAATTCAATTTTAGAAGTTGGGTCCTGAGTAAGGTGTCAGAGTCAGGTTTTGGGTCGAGAGTTGAGGTCAGATCCTATATCAGGTGTTGAATTTGGATCTAGTTTGGATGTCGAGCCATTCTAGAGATGGGTGTGAAGACAGTGGTTCAATTTGGGTGTCGGAATCAAGTTTCGGGTCGAGAGTCGAGGTCAAGTCCTAACTGAAGTGTTTAGTTTGGGTCCCAGATCGACAACGTCGGAATCAGATCTAATCTAGAATTTAGGTTATGGATTAGGTGACGGTGTATGGCCCTCATTTGAAAGTTGAGTCCATTTGTAGTGTTGGTTCACAATTCGAATGTCGCGtcattatttaaatattgagGTCAGATCAAGGTTTAGAATTTGGATTTCAGACCAAGTCTCAGTTTGAAAATTAGGATCGAATCTTGATTTGAAGAAAAGACCTGGGTCGTGAGTTAGGATCGAGTTGGGTTGAGCTTGGATTCTGAATCGAATATTGAGGTCGTGTCTTGGTTCAGGTGGCAGGTCCTAATTTAAGTTTCGAGGTCAAATCAAGGTTCGGAAATTGAATCCAAGTTTGAAAGTTGGGTCTTGGGTTCGAAAGTTGGTTTTCGAGTTCAAAAGCCAGGTCCTAGGTGGGTTCAAATCCTGGTTTGGAAGTTGGGATCGGGTCTCAATTTGGAAGTAGGGACCTGGGTTAGATGCCGAGGTCATATTCTAGATTGAGTATCGAGTTTTTAGGTCATGTCAATGTTTAGATTTCAGAGTCAGATCTTTGTTTCAATGTTGAGTCTATGGTCGAAAATTGAGAACAAGTCCTAAGTTGGGTGTTGTAGTCGTGTTCCAATTTGAGTCTCAGAGTTAAGTGACAATTCGAATGTCGGGTCTCATGTTAGGAGTCGGAGTTAGGTGTTGGTATTAAGGATCCTAAATCGTTTGTTGTGTCATGTTTTGATTTTCAgattagaaactattttcctaaaaaaaatattttctactctttAGCCAAaagtaaaagatattttctaaaataatatttcattcacCAACCATGTGCTAGAAAGTATTTTTCGTAGTTTTTTCACTCACCAACTAAACATGAGAAATTAAGTTAGAAACTagcttatttttcaaattaacatTTTCTAGGGAAACTTTCCTTAATACCAAACACACCAATATCACTGTTCCTTGTGGAAAATGGAAATTATTTACCATTCACCAACtagaaaacaatttaaattctttttccttcatggttttgaaaaatatttcaagaatttttaatttatgaataaatattgtcaatattttttagccttaaaaaattcatatcaaTTGCATGTATTATTATGTTCAagtaattttactttaaaaatcaTCATGTAACCTTatgcaattttttattttaaaatgtaaaattttctttatattttctttctttctgtaGTGTAGTTATAGTAGGAAGCATAGTTAAAGTACATGTAGCacaatgtaaaagaaaaatgtcatCATTAAATTAATAGTTCATTTTACTCTATTAAATCACATACTAATGGAGATTGCATTGACTTGGTGTAAATATCCGATGGGAAAGTTTTTTTtccattataattattatagttAGTATTTTTCTTAGTCCAAAGACACATTTTTCCTTgttttaaatgaattataataaatGTAAAAGAAAGTAGTTCTTACACCATATAGAAAAggtaaatttttaatatatcggATGATGTATAACATTAATCATACGATGGtaacatattattatattcgtctacttttaattgtcatactTTTCTCTTTTAGATTCAAACTATCAAAATTTTGACTAACGTTTTacgatgtattttttcatcatattgatatgcgaaaattgcaatttatagtatttttcgtATAGTacttaaatatctaaattttttgtttaaaatattgaataaatataatctaatttaatacACTAGAGGCCGTTTGATAGATCATATAAGAATAATACATAATATGGTGGATTAGTAATGTTTGTATTAGTTATGATGAGATGTTTTTAGGCAATGTTTTATTTGTCGTACTAAAATATTATGcattacataattatttaacttgaaatttcaTTGGAAAGCTCAAGGAAATATATGTCTTGAAGTGGTTTGTTTCAAAAGACTTCCATTAGTATATCTTTTACTTAAAGCATGTCATGCATTGTTTCATTATCCCATTACTAAACttgataatttataataatttatagttaatacataaaaataataactagaaTTACAATGAATATGTATAGTTGttcaatagattttttaatccGTACAAAAAGTTACTTTCTCTGttcctatttagttgtccactttagaagtgacacacatattaaggcatcaattattatcataggttagtcacaattttacccttaacttaaaagattatgcaacgccacaagtataataaat is a genomic window containing:
- the LOC107003603 gene encoding HMG-Y-related protein A-like, translated to MSNIEPNASLSESQNSILRQHLDIIMSGLQTTPDHPPYAWMIEQALQELDEEEGSDEDSISEFIIKNNDSLPMAHKIMLKHHLKKMCERGEIVMIDGGRFLLPGESKNLNSKSKGKSKRRGSSSNTQKKQQQKEKGEDLEQPKKQGRGRLAKKKEDGAKKGDGTTSALSTKEPDDQHERDLKGQEDGVDPSAVLLKDLRLSRSRKTIKD